In Ischnura elegans chromosome 6, ioIscEleg1.1, whole genome shotgun sequence, one genomic interval encodes:
- the LOC124160089 gene encoding PH domain-containing protein DDB_G0287875-like, translating to MAKLNEEQKNILLEFVEGNDNIAKAKFTSKFGAKDAADAWREVTVKLNSCGGAVKQWKEWRKTWQDIKTFTKAKVAALVREGGKTGGGPPSVDELTSYQMRVYQLLGSNAVMGHQHTKESQIIVQTELEAGNPRNPSCSTPSFHPDSTSPTSLPTVIITSPNISTYFSQNPNTKILNVSTTSIPTPSTFTTTPSNISRQSPPSPAIIPIQTPICPNTTSDQAPSTPTTTSQQKKPPKQAGKAGMERQKNLTSIAEELIDVEREKAVKEEKMMAMQERRLRLQEKQVELESRRLELEERRLRVEEESLLMQVEIVTLLKRIENKINEK from the exons ATGGCGAAACTGAATGAGGAGCAGAAGAATATCCTGCTAGAATTTGTCGAAG GTAACGATAATATTGCGAAAGCAAAATTCACCTCCAAATTTGGGGCAAAAGATGCGGCCGACGCATGGCGTGAGGTGACGGTGAAATTAAATTCTTGTGGTGGTGCGGTGAAGCAGTGGAAGGAGTGGAGGAAA ACGTGGCAAGACATAAAAACCTTCACCAAGGCTAAAGTAGCTGCCTTGGTGAGGGAAGGAGGAAAGACTGGTGGTGGCCCGCCTTCAGTTGATGAGCTAACCAGCTACCAAATGAGGGTTTACCAATTACTGGGCAGCAATGCCGTAATGGGCCACCAACACACAAAGGAGTCCCAGATTATTGTACAG ACTGAATTAGAGGCAGGGAATCCGAGAAACCCTTCATGCAGCACTCCCTCCTTCCATCCCGACTCTACTTCCCCTACTTCACTCCCTACAGTAATTATTACATCTCCTAACATTTCAACCTATTTCTCCCAGAACCCCAACACGAAAATTTTAAACGTATCCACAACCTCCATCCCAACTCCATCCACATTCACCACAACTCCATCAAACATCTCCAGACAGAGCCCTCCCAGCCCAGCCATAATCCCCATTCAAACTCCAATCTGCCCAAATACAACCTCCGATCAAGCCCCATCCACCCCAACTACAACATCCCAACAGAAGAAGCCCCCCAAGCAAGCTGGAAAAGCAGGAATGGAGA GACAGAAAAACCTGACGTCCATCGCAGAGGAGCTTATAGATGTAGAGAGGGAGAAGGCAGTGAAGGAAGAGAAGATGATGGCCATGCAGGAGAGGAGGCTGAGGTTGCAGGAGAAGCAGGTGGAGCTGGAGAGCAGGCGGCTAGAGCTCGAGGAGAGAAGGTTGAGAGTGGAGGAAGAGTCACTTTTGATGCAAGTTGAAATAGTGACTTTATtaaaaagaatagaaaataaaattaatgaaaaataa